A region of the Nitrospirota bacterium genome:
GGTAGGAAGCCTCGATGATATAGGCGAGAGGATGCTTGAGTTTCTTGCACCTGAAATTCCGACAAACTTAATTGAGAAACTCAAGGCCCTGCCAAAACTTAAAAGGCTTTCTGACTTCCTTCCGAAATATGTTAAATCAGGCCCGTGCAAAGAGGTGGTAATAAAAGATAATCCTTCCCTCAATATACTGCCCATACTTAAGACATGGCCTGAAGACGGCGGCAGGTTTATCACACTGCCAATGGTCTTTACCAAAGACCCTGAATCAGGAGCACGCAACTGCGGGATGTACAGGATGCAGGTCTATGATAGTCGAACAACCGGTATGCACTGGCATATCCATAAAGACGGAGCAAAACATTACCGAAATGCAGAGAGAACGGGTAAAAGGCTCGAGGTTGCTGTGGCTTTAGGCTCTGACCCTGCCACCATGTATGCATCAACAGCCCCGCTGCCAGAGGGAGTGGATGAAATGCTCTTTGCAGGATTCTTGAGGCAATCTCCTGTGGAGCTAATAAAATGTGAGACTGTTGATTTAGAAGTGCCTGCAAATTCTGAAATAGTGCTTGAGGGTTTTTGCGAGCCTGGCGAAAGGCGCGCCGAGGGGCCTTTTGGAGACCACACAGGATATTATTCATTAAAGGATGAGTTTCCGGTATTCCACATCACCTGCATTACACATCGTAAAGATGCCATCTATCCTGCAACAATAGTCGGTAAGCCTCCGATGGAGGATTGCTACATTGCAAAAGCCACAGAGAGGATTTTCCTTCCATTGTTAAAGATGCAACTTCCCGAGGTAGTTGACATGAATCTTCCCCTTGAAGGGGTGTTTCATAATATTGCAATTGTTTCAATTGACAAGCGATATCCAGGTCATGCAAGAAAGGTTATGTATGCCCTCTGGGGCATGGGACAGATGAGCTTTACGAAAATGATTGCGGTGGTGGATAAATGGGTAGATGTCCAGAACTTATCAGAGGTTGTCTGGAGGATCGGGAATAATGTTGACCCGAAGCGGGATGTAGTAATTGTAGAAGGACCTCTCGATGTCCTTGAACACGCCTCAGATATCCCTGCCTATGGAGGCAAAATGGGCATTGATGCCACAAAAAAATGGCCATCAGAGGGCTTCAAAAGACAATGGCCCAATGATATAACGATGTCAGAAGAAATCAAAAGACTTGTTGATTTAAGGTGGCAGGAATACGGCTTTTAGCTCTAAACGAACTTTAAAATTTAATAATACCAATAAATTACTCGGTTCCTTCTTCGGCCGTAAAATAAATCTTGACATAAGTCTATGATTTGTGTAATCTTCCTG
Encoded here:
- a CDS encoding menaquinone biosynthesis decarboxylase, coding for VGSLDDIGERMLEFLAPEIPTNLIEKLKALPKLKRLSDFLPKYVKSGPCKEVVIKDNPSLNILPILKTWPEDGGRFITLPMVFTKDPESGARNCGMYRMQVYDSRTTGMHWHIHKDGAKHYRNAERTGKRLEVAVALGSDPATMYASTAPLPEGVDEMLFAGFLRQSPVELIKCETVDLEVPANSEIVLEGFCEPGERRAEGPFGDHTGYYSLKDEFPVFHITCITHRKDAIYPATIVGKPPMEDCYIAKATERIFLPLLKMQLPEVVDMNLPLEGVFHNIAIVSIDKRYPGHARKVMYALWGMGQMSFTKMIAVVDKWVDVQNLSEVVWRIGNNVDPKRDVVIVEGPLDVLEHASDIPAYGGKMGIDATKKWPSEGFKRQWPNDITMSEEIKRLVDLRWQEYGF